The Tumebacillus sp. BK434 genome has a segment encoding these proteins:
- a CDS encoding ArsB/NhaD family transporter yields MENQAIFAIGIFLVTYALIVSEKLHRTIVAMIGGILMVAFGIIDQETAIHHIDLNTIGLLIGMMILVSITGQTGVFKYLAIKAAKLAGGHPVKILIYLSLITALLSALLDNVTTVLLIVPVTFSIARQLNVNPVPYLISEVLASNVGGTATLIGDPPNIMIGSAVPELSFMEFIYNLTPVAALILVVTVALLALIYRGQLKADEERQKRIMSLNERGELQDLTLLKKSLTVLALTIVGFGLHQALHLESATVALSGAFLLLLLTGEKYLEQALERVEWTTIFFFVGLFVLVAGLMETGVISALASQAVELTGGDLTSTTMLILWMSAIASAFVDNIPFVATMIPMIKEMGVLGITNLEPLWWSLALGACLGGNGTVIGASANVIVIGLAAKEGYKISFVKFLLVGFPLMIISILISTVYLYLRYL; encoded by the coding sequence ATGGAGAACCAGGCAATCTTTGCAATCGGCATTTTTCTGGTTACATACGCCTTGATCGTATCGGAAAAGTTGCATCGGACGATCGTCGCGATGATCGGCGGCATTTTGATGGTCGCGTTTGGTATCATCGATCAGGAGACGGCGATTCATCATATCGACCTGAACACGATCGGACTGTTGATCGGGATGATGATCCTCGTGTCGATCACCGGGCAGACCGGCGTGTTCAAGTACCTCGCAATCAAAGCGGCAAAGCTGGCCGGCGGGCACCCGGTGAAAATTTTGATCTACTTGTCGCTGATCACCGCGCTGTTGTCGGCGCTGCTCGATAACGTCACGACGGTGTTGTTGATCGTGCCGGTCACGTTCTCGATCGCGCGTCAGCTCAACGTCAACCCGGTGCCGTATTTGATCTCGGAGGTGCTGGCTTCGAACGTCGGCGGCACCGCCACACTGATTGGCGACCCGCCGAACATCATGATCGGCAGCGCTGTGCCGGAGCTTTCGTTTATGGAATTCATCTATAACCTTACCCCGGTAGCGGCGCTGATCCTCGTTGTGACGGTCGCGTTGCTGGCGTTGATCTACCGCGGTCAACTCAAAGCGGATGAGGAGCGCCAAAAGCGGATCATGTCGCTCAATGAGCGGGGGGAGCTGCAGGATCTGACACTGTTGAAAAAGTCATTGACGGTGTTGGCGCTGACGATTGTCGGCTTCGGACTGCACCAGGCGCTGCATCTGGAATCGGCTACGGTGGCGCTGAGCGGCGCGTTTCTGCTCTTGCTCCTGACCGGCGAAAAGTATTTGGAGCAGGCGTTGGAGCGGGTGGAGTGGACGACGATCTTCTTCTTCGTCGGGCTGTTCGTGCTGGTCGCAGGCCTGATGGAGACGGGTGTGATCTCGGCGCTGGCTTCGCAGGCGGTGGAACTGACCGGCGGGGATCTGACCTCGACGACGATGCTGATCCTGTGGATGAGCGCGATCGCGTCGGCGTTTGTGGATAACATTCCGTTTGTGGCAACGATGATCCCGATGATCAAAGAGATGGGGGTGCTTGGCATAACCAATCTCGAACCGCTGTGGTGGAGCTTGGCGCTCGGTGCCTGCCTCGGCGGCAACGGGACGGTGATCGGAGCGAGCGCGAACGTGATCGTGATCGGTCTGGCGGCGAAAGAAGGCTACAAGATTTCGTTTGTGAAGTTCTTGCTGGTCGGTTTCCCGCTGATGATCATCTCGATTCTGATCTCGACGGTATATCTGTATCTGCGCTATCTGTAA
- the tyrS gene encoding tyrosine--tRNA ligase, producing MTTQEQTLDPQLQAEIDRQLATIRRGAVEIIPEEELTAKLKKSLTKGKPLHIKLGLDPSAPDIHLGHTVVLQKMRQFQDLGHHVTIIIGDYTGMIGDPTGKSETRKQLTPEQVKQNAETYVTQLYKVLDQTKTSIRYNSEWLAPMNFADVIGLAAKTTVARMLERDDFEKRYNSQQPISLHEFFYPLMQGYDSVALECDVELGGTDQKFNLLMGRMLQKEYGKEQQIILTMPLIEGLDGVQKMSKSLGNYIGIDEAPNEMYGKTMSIPDELMVKYYELVTDLPTGEVEAIKAGFASGELHPRDLKMRLGREIVRMYHGEEAALAAEENFKTIFQKRALPTDIPEVTVEAGTVWIVKLLVDLGMAPSNGEARRLVQQGGVKINEEKVDAADAQIELADGMVVQAGKRKFAKIKLG from the coding sequence ATGACCACGCAAGAACAAACACTCGATCCGCAGCTGCAAGCGGAAATTGACCGCCAACTCGCGACGATCCGCCGCGGCGCCGTCGAGATCATTCCGGAAGAAGAACTGACCGCCAAGCTGAAGAAATCGCTGACCAAAGGCAAGCCGCTGCACATCAAACTCGGTCTCGACCCGTCCGCGCCGGACATCCACCTCGGCCATACCGTCGTGCTGCAAAAGATGCGCCAGTTCCAAGACCTCGGCCATCACGTGACGATCATCATCGGCGACTACACCGGGATGATCGGCGACCCGACCGGCAAATCGGAGACCCGCAAACAGCTGACTCCGGAGCAGGTCAAGCAAAATGCTGAGACCTACGTCACCCAGCTTTACAAAGTTCTCGATCAGACCAAGACGAGCATCCGCTACAACTCCGAATGGCTCGCTCCGATGAATTTTGCCGATGTCATCGGGCTGGCGGCGAAAACGACCGTGGCGCGCATGCTGGAACGCGATGATTTTGAGAAGCGCTACAACTCGCAGCAGCCGATCTCGCTGCATGAGTTTTTCTACCCGCTGATGCAGGGCTACGATTCGGTGGCGCTGGAGTGTGACGTGGAGCTCGGCGGCACCGACCAGAAGTTCAACTTGCTGATGGGCCGCATGCTGCAGAAGGAGTACGGCAAAGAGCAGCAGATCATCTTGACCATGCCGCTGATCGAAGGTCTCGACGGCGTGCAGAAGATGTCCAAGTCGCTCGGCAACTACATCGGCATCGACGAAGCGCCGAATGAGATGTACGGCAAGACGATGTCGATCCCGGATGAACTGATGGTGAAATACTACGAGCTGGTCACCGACTTGCCGACCGGGGAAGTCGAAGCGATCAAGGCCGGTTTTGCCAGCGGCGAATTGCATCCCCGCGATCTGAAGATGCGCCTCGGACGCGAGATCGTTCGCATGTACCACGGCGAGGAAGCGGCATTGGCAGCAGAAGAGAACTTCAAGACGATCTTCCAGAAGCGCGCGCTGCCGACAGACATTCCGGAAGTGACGGTGGAAGCGGGCACGGTGTGGATCGTCAAGCTCCTCGTCGACCTCGGCATGGCGCCGTCGAACGGCGAAGCGCGCCGTCTCGTGCAGCAGGGCGGTGTGAAGATCAACGAAGAAAAAGTCGACGCGGCCGATGCGCAGATCGAGCTCGCCGACGGCATGGTCGTGCAAGCCGGCAAACGCAAATTTGCGAAAATCAAACTGGGTTAA